The following proteins come from a genomic window of Proteiniphilum propionicum:
- a CDS encoding alpha-ketoacid dehydrogenase subunit beta translates to MSIMTMVQAINNALDIKLSEDGSIVVYGEDVGFGGGVFRVTEGLQRKYGVERVFDSPLAESGIAGTALGMAVSGLRPVVELQFEGFTFPAFNQIISNVSRLQNRSRGKFNVPVVIRFPYGGGINALEHHSDSPEALFAHIPGLKVVIPSTPYDAKGMLISAIESNDPVIFMEPKRIYRAIRQEVSDEKFTLPLGKAKVVQEGTDITLVAFGAMIRECRKAVAMAEEAGISVELIDLRSVYPIDRETVGRSIRKTGRMVIVAEAHESFSVGSELIAVANEEAFLYLEAPPVRVMGFDTVVPLAQGERYYVISPDRIYYEIEKSIHF, encoded by the coding sequence ATGAGTATAATGACAATGGTGCAGGCTATCAACAATGCACTGGATATTAAATTGAGTGAAGATGGGAGTATTGTTGTTTATGGAGAAGATGTGGGGTTTGGGGGAGGTGTTTTTCGCGTGACGGAGGGACTGCAGAGAAAATATGGTGTTGAGCGTGTATTCGATTCTCCGCTGGCTGAGTCCGGAATTGCAGGAACTGCCTTGGGAATGGCCGTTTCGGGACTCAGGCCTGTTGTGGAATTACAATTTGAGGGGTTCACCTTTCCGGCCTTCAACCAGATTATCTCAAATGTCTCGCGTTTGCAGAACCGTTCACGGGGAAAGTTCAATGTGCCTGTAGTTATTCGTTTCCCTTACGGAGGAGGTATAAATGCGCTCGAACATCATTCCGATAGCCCGGAGGCACTCTTTGCTCATATACCGGGACTGAAGGTGGTGATACCTTCTACTCCGTACGATGCAAAAGGCATGCTGATTTCTGCCATCGAAAGCAATGACCCTGTCATCTTTATGGAGCCGAAACGGATCTATCGTGCTATAAGGCAGGAAGTTTCAGATGAAAAGTTTACCCTCCCCCTGGGAAAGGCGAAGGTGGTTCAAGAAGGGACAGATATAACTCTCGTGGCTTTCGGTGCCATGATTCGTGAGTGCCGGAAGGCAGTTGCAATGGCTGAGGAGGCAGGCATATCTGTAGAACTGATTGATCTGCGCTCTGTTTACCCTATCGACAGGGAGACTGTAGGTAGATCAATAAGAAAAACAGGCCGGATGGTTATCGTCGCCGAAGCACACGAATCGTTCAGCGTCGGATCGGAGTTAATCGCTGTTGCCAATGAGGAGGCTTTTCTTTATCTGGAAGCGCCGCCGGTGAGGGTGATGGGGTTCGATACTGTTGTTCCCCTGGCACAGGGCGAAAGATACTATGTTATTTCGCCAGACCGTATTTACTATGAGATCGAAAAGAGTATCCATTTTTAA